One Nitrospinota bacterium DNA window includes the following coding sequences:
- a CDS encoding MoaD/ThiS family protein codes for MSVQVRIPSPLLSLTQNKSEVTAEGSNVKEVLEDLEKQFSGIRERLFDESGSVRRFINIYINEEDIRFLDGENTQIKDGDEISIIPAIAGGK; via the coding sequence ATGTCAGTACAGGTTCGTATACCCAGTCCGTTGCTGAGCCTCACACAAAATAAAAGTGAGGTTACTGCTGAAGGCAGTAATGTTAAAGAGGTCTTAGAGGATCTGGAAAAGCAATTTTCAGGTATTAGGGAAAGACTCTTTGATGAGAGTGGTTCAGTAAGGAGATTCATTAATATTTACATCAATGAGGAAGACATCAGATTTTTAGATGGGGAAAACACCCAAATAAAAGATGGGGATGAGATATCTATTATTCCTGCAATAGCAGGCGGAAAATAA
- a CDS encoding DUF6485 family protein: MECSKKDNLDFCNCTYEPCSKKGICCECIQYHLNINQLPACFFNKETEKTYDRSISHFIRLHKDL; the protein is encoded by the coding sequence ATGGAATGTTCAAAAAAAGATAACCTAGATTTTTGCAATTGTACCTATGAACCCTGCTCAAAAAAGGGAATCTGTTGTGAATGTATCCAATATCACCTAAATATTAATCAACTTCCTGCCTGTTTCTTCAATAAAGAGACAGAAAAAACTTATGACCGCTCTATCTCCCATTTTATAAGGCTTCATAAAGACCTATAG
- a CDS encoding NIL domain-containing protein: MPSVKVHLTFPNEIVKRPIIYEIGHEFKVVTNIRRANVAETTGWVDLEITGESEEIEKALESLKKIGVRIDPIEGNVIE; this comes from the coding sequence ATGCCTAGTGTAAAGGTTCATTTAACATTTCCAAATGAAATAGTGAAAAGACCTATCATTTATGAGATAGGACATGAGTTTAAGGTGGTTACTAATATCAGAAGGGCTAATGTTGCTGAGACCACAGGTTGGGTTGACTTAGAAATAACAGGAGAGAGTGAAGAGATAGAAAAGGCTTTAGAGTCTCTCAAAAAAATCGGTGTGAGGATCGATCCTATTGAAGGGAATGTGATAGAGTAG